From the Papaver somniferum cultivar HN1 chromosome 2, ASM357369v1, whole genome shotgun sequence genome, the window GCCAATTGCAAGAAAAATGTGCGATCTAATAGGATTCTTACTTGCACCTTGTACACTAGTGACAACGCAATTACCCGTCCACAAAAATGAAAATAGTTAAGGTAAAGTAAGTTGACATCAGATGCTGGATTAGGAAAGAACCTTCTCCTGTCGTCTGGGAAGGCTAGATATAGTGCATTCTGTGGGTTGCATATTGCTTGGCAGACTGCGCAAAACCACTCTCTTAAAACGCCAGGACCGGTTGCTACCTCATTTTTAAACTCCATGAAAAGTCGACCACTACGCAAATCTTTAGCATCAGCTTTACTTATATACTCAAATGATTCAGCCAATAACTGTTCCCTGTTTATAAGCATTTCAAACAAATGCCCGTTACTTTTCACCTCAGGCAGCAACATCATCGTCAAATGCCTCCTAGATTCAGAAGTTGTCAAATCCTTATGCTCAAGAATCCAACGATGATGATTATCGCTCCTCCTTGAATCCAAAATTACTGTGTTTAAAGCAACCTTCCTTTACCTCGGAACAGATAGAAGATTTTCTTCAGCACCTTGGTAAAGTTTAGATAAAGTTTTCAGTGTCTTTAATATAGAAAGGTATTGCCCCTGCTCACTTCGACAACTATCAGTTTTGCTGACTGATATCTCCATCATTTTCAAGCATTCATCAATTTTTCGGAGCATTTCTAAGAAAACATCGTGGAGCGTTCCAAGCTCCATGTTAGAATATAAGAGTAAATCAGTCAAACAAATAGGTAGAAAACCCATCTTGCATAACCCGTTCTCAGTTACTTTACACAAAGGATTTAAGAATGCAATAAAATTACGAACATCATCTGACAATGACATTACAGCAATTTGTTGCGGATTAATACAAGAGTCTAAACCCTTTATCACCTTATATCCCAGCTCAGATACAAATGCAGACAACCCCAGATTTTCAACTGTTCCTTTAGCATGTTCTAAGACTACACTTCTAAGCACCCTAAAAGCCAAATTTCCCCTAGAGTGTTTAGGCAAGAAATATAAAGCGAATTGTCTTGAGATGTTTTACTATAAAGCAATTGACAGAACTCTAAAATGGTAGGAGAATGACTTAGTGATTCTATTTTTACTATATCAGATGGGTGTAAAAAAAGTTGGATTGCCTCTTGAGCACACTCTTTGTTACCTGTAATTGGTGAAACAAACAGCATAACCAGAGCTGCTGCAGCACCACCGGCTACAAATACCTGATTATGACAAAAAGCAGTTGCAGGATATATCGAAGACATATTAATGAacagctcaacatcatcaacaacaattgtATTTGCACCCCGATATTCACCTCTGTTGGagaaagtactaataatgtaactgtaactgtaactgagaagaagatacttagctcaaaataatgttgttgatgttgctgcacagagaatgtagaggcacgtaaactacgctgtcctaaaggcaatatcgcctgccactcctctgagatgctacagcagttggcgagtcacctccaggatacaactacagttagtacccctcaatgtagcatacaaagagggtacccttagagcttggcagaacttaaaacagtagaagagatgtttacagaaaaacagagggagagtagaagagatgtttctctgtggtggtgtcaaatgagctcaagactcctctcttatatagtgtttaagacgttacaaacgagaggaaaaatgcatgcaaccaaaccatgcgtatgacagaaatactggtaatgttgggttaaaaacagtgttgtttttgtcaggcttagagcagtgtgttgtcaagaagccaagccaaacatgtacggacaagaaacccaaaacaaatacgtacagataAGAAAttcaggacaaacatgtgcagacaaggaaagcaagacaaacacgtacagacaagaaagccaagacaaacatgtgcagacaaagaagaagattcttctacatgtgtgtaaaacacgcaccaaaagtttcagcaaaaagataggatctaatgaacccacacccacacccacacccgaacccgaccgaccggacggacggcggtggcgtgcgtgcttctgtgcgaagcaccgcgcgtacgggaaaggcaaccttgccctagtctaagccttccctccaagcacaaaagtctaatgacccaagggccatgcccttatagccaattctatggtatttatgtctaaaactctttatattttagtcaatgtgggactattgttttatctattcaaaagaaaaaacaattaatgggcaataggtctagggatcaaaacatagtccatggaaaaattggcaattttaaagcgttttttctaacaatcccccacatgaaagataaaacatatcgacgaaatacgagaaaacataatacatcaatattaggctaaggtgtcccagagattgaaccttaacatagtgagaggttaccggaactgcttgttgtttcggtgaacacaatgtctttaaccgtcaacagtgagtgcaattcagaaataacaaccacactttgatgtctcaaagaaaaagaaagctgccaagctcttgccgttgtgcccgttttggccgtgggctaaatcccggacttaatgaatgtctctagagaaaaagctcaaattctcataggaagcggccccacttccaacatccacataggtgagtccattaagagtgtcctgccacactccgctttaagcaaagccatggaactcattaagatcttgacagatcatactaaaacatgcaggcagcactatcatacggttacaccatagggagggacaaagatagtgctttctctcgacatcaccaaaaattagttatctcattgaaccttgatcttggagctccattcacaaggttgagtgtccttcatggcgatttattctatgagcttgagtcccatccccttcgatgtggatctaactacctctctagataaccctttcgtcaaaggatctgcaatattctctttagaccttacaaagtctatagagatgatgccagtagagagtagttgtttcactgtcttgtgtcttcttcgaagatgtatagactttccgttgtatacactattctttgcgcatccaatagcagcttgactgtcacagtggattgcgatcgaagacacaggcttgggccagagtggaattccacccaggaaacctcgtatccattcagcttcctctccagctttctccaaggctataaactcagactccatggtggatcgggctatacatgtctgtttggtagacttccatgacacagacgcaccaccaagtgtgaagatgtacccactagtggatttgcactcatctgagtctgatatccagttagcatcacaatacccttctagcacagcaggatacttcccaaaacttaagcaatagtttgaagttcctctcaggtaccgtagaactctgtagagagcattccagtgatcctgcccagggttgcaagtgtacctgcttaatctactcacagtataggcaatatcaggtcttgtacagttcattaaatacataagactgccaataacacgagaatactcaagttgataaataccctcacccttgttctttttcaatttgcaattgggatcataaggagtagttgcaggtttagcattttcatgattaaatctcttaagcacagtttcaacataatgagattgactaagactatatccatcagacatctttctgattttcatccctaagattacatcagcagggcctaagtctttcatgtcaaagttttcgttaagcatgcttttagtggtattaatactatcaaggttactacctaatatgagcatatcatcaacatataggcacacaataacatgagaatcatccacagatttaatgtaaacacatttatcagattcattaaccttgaagccattagatatcattacatgattaaatttttcatgccactgtttaggtgcttgttttaaaccatacaaagattttttcagtttgcatactttatcttcaaaacctttcacaacaaaaccttcaggttggtccatataaatttcttcattcaattcaccatataaaaaagcagttttaacatccatctgatgtatatgcaaatcataaatagaagcaatagcaatcagcatccggatagaagtgattctagtgaccggtgaataggtatcaaagaaatctaatccttcctgttgtctgtaccccttagctaccaacctagctttgtgtttttctatagttccatctgttctaagtttccttttgaagacccacttgcaacctatggttttactaccaggaggtaagtctacaagctcccaagtttcattttgttgaatggaatcccactcattatttgaagcttcttcccagaagggagcttccggagaagtcatagcttccttataggtttggggttcagactctaccgtaagagtcacaaaatctggaccgaaacctttctcggttctgaccctcttacttcttctaggttcggtttcagcatctagagacgggggttgactagtcgaaggaacatctgagagatcatcgcggacccttttatgaggtccagaccctaaagggaaaatgtgttcgaaaaacactgcatctctggattccattatggtgttctcaccaattaccatgaacctataagcactagtgtgctcaggatatcctaggaaaacacaatctacagttttaggtcctagtttggttttcttggaacgaggagtggccaccttggccaaacacccccacactttaaagtatgcataggacggttgtcttcctttccataactcatatggagttttgtcggatttcttaaatggaactcggttcaagatatagcaagcagagagaattgcttccccccacaggttcgaaggtagccctgaactagctaacatagcgttcaccatatctatgagtgttcggtttttcctttcagctactccattcgactcaggtgaagaaggtgcagtagtttcatgaatgatgccattaagtttgcagaattctcctataggtatcacatactcaccgcctcggtccgacctaagagttttaatagtaacacctctttggttttctacttcaagtttatataatttgaaagcgtctaaggcttcatctttacttctaagaagataaacctgacagtatcttgagtgatcatctataaaagtgatgtaccattttttacctcctctagttggtgttgatttcaaatctcccaaatctgagtggattagttctaggggagttgtactacgttcaacctttttgttaaagggttttctagcatatttagattcaacacaaatttcacatttatgacctctgtcaaagtttattttaggaatgcagcctaatttagcaagtctttcaatagatttgaaattaacatgtcctagtctatcatgccaaacatgtgaggagtcacaaacataagcagaagaagatgcattatcattcaagttcaaagaaagtacactaagcttaatcatgttatcagtgacatatccttttcctacgaaatcaccacctttagagattacaaccttgttagactcagctacaaatttaaaacctttcccaagtaagatggtttctgagataagattcttgcatatgtccgggacgtgatacacgtcattcaatgcgagagtttttcctgaagtgagtttcaattcaaccttgccttttcccaccactttagaggtagaagagtttcccataaacaatttctcatcgtctcctactttgttataggaggagaaagcatttctgaatttacagacatgcctagtggctccagaatcaagccaccagtctctcacattggtcacattagagacaaggttgacttcagacaccatgccagtaaaatatccagaatcatctactacgtttgccttatttttctgtttaggatcatttttggtctttttaggtgccctgcaatctttggccatatgaccagttttcccacagttatagcagtcgcctttgatggtgtttttggagacaccaccctttggcttaagatggttacctttggagttacgttgtttgttacgtttaccatttttgctggattctccttgccttttctttgacgcagcattatcgtccaggacatgagctttgttggacatgtctttgctcagcatcaggcttttgtccttgcagcacagaagttcctccacctggatctttttccccagctccaccatggtgatttcgcgattcttgtgtcgcagcctcctcttgtactcgttccatgagggtggtagcttttcaatcactgcagatacttgtagagattcatcaatatgcatgccttcagcaagaatttctttgatgagtagctggagttcgacgaattgttctacaacaggcttttcattagtcatcttatattccaggaacctagccaccaagaacttcttgcttccagtagcttcagcaagatatttttcttctagggcttcccataaatcaaaagcagtaaaattctctttttccttataaaagtcgtacaaggagtcatccagacagttaagaatatggtttttgcacatgtaatttttcctagtccacctatccagtctatcttcataaccacggtcatgaagccttcttgagggtctttctaaggcaacttcatctagcctttggtcttttaagaagaataacattttggactgccatcgtttaaagtctttgccactaaattttgggggtttgtctacagtactctttcccatgttgttacaaaatatagtaaagaggatattgcctttagattgttggagaaagtactaataatgtaactgtaactgagaagaagatacttagctcaaaataatgttgctgcacagagaatgtagaggcacgtaaactacgctgtcctaaagtacccctcaatgtagcatacaaagagggtacccttagagcttggcagaacttaaaacagtagaagagatgtttacagaaaaacagagggagagtagaagagatgtttctggtggtgtcaaatgagctcaagcttctacatgtgtgtaaaacatgtaccaaaagataggatctaatgaacccgaccggacggcggcggcgtgcttctgtgcgaagcaccgcgcgtacgagaaaggcaaccttgccctagtctaagccttccctccaagcacaaagtctaatgacccaagggccatgcccttatagccaattctatggtatttatgtctaaaactctttagattttagtcaatgtgggactattgttttatctattcaaaagaaaaaacaattaatgggcaataggtctagggatcaaaacatagtccatggaaaaattggtaattttaaagcatTTTTTCTACCAACCTCTACACAGACTACTTATCGTGGTGACTAACTTACTAACAAGTTGCCATGCTTTCGGATATTTGGTACTCCTCAACCTTGCAACCAACTGAAGTTGTGCGTCTTTCTGTATCGAATAATATTCTAGGGTTTTATCCATCTCAAGCTTTTTCCCTCGGTAATATATACAACCTTGCTCCGGCACAGgtattttcatcttttttctaatttgtttatgaacaGATTCAACTGTATCATCTGTATTTGCATGTAGTACTTGTGTATTACCACCAGAATATCTCACGAAGAAGTGCAAAGACTTCGATGAAGAAGAACCAACAACATATTTAGTACTATCACTACTACTGCAAGATCCTGATTTATTGCCATTAAGAACCCTGCCAGTAGCATCTCTTTTCATCTTTGCATATACAAATTCTTTGGCGATTAAGAAAACACTGGTTCAGAAAAGACTGTATAGTATGCGGCGTATGCCCTAGAAAGGAGAATGAGAGTTTATTTGGAAAATGATGGGTCACgcaatgtaaagaccctcaaaatcgtcaacactattagactagtcaagagacgttttagccgctaattactcgattaatgtaacacgaacgttaattaatataaattaatctaacaacgattttaaatacgaaactagtatcgttaaatagatctcaaaaagttacgcagaatagactactcgaacgtgtcattcggatataagagcgaagaagatatcatcagtgtagtttgaagggaaaaataatCATTTTGCGGTTAGTCGCCTTGGCAGCCCTTATCCAAGCTTGGGTGCCTCTGTATTGTGGTTGGTCTTATCTCAACCGAGAAGATAaaactctctcttttattttcttcttcattcttctcttctcttcttttctttctctttcttcttctctcttattCTCTCTTCTGTTCTTCTCCTGCGATTTGTTTAAGAATGGAAATTCACGATTTTGTGTTTGAATCAAGAGAAGTCAAATCAAGGAAGGATATCTGGTGGTGAAGATAGTCACGTAGTTAGTTTAGGCTCAGAAGAAAAAGGGGATTACAAAGAATCGGTATTAGGTTTTCTTTGAGATGGAATTGAAGAAGGATTTATATGAATTTCAGTATGAAATTGAAGAATAATGGATGGGTTTGTttctctgaagactttaaataGAAATCAATTGTTCAATTTAAGTTTGATAAAGATCtgggaagaattagggtttgctagaaAAGTCGGGGAGGATGAaattgagagtttagataactgaTTGGAGTTGAGTTTGACGTGAATTAGAGTATATGATGAAGTGTAATTCGATAttgaagaagttagggtttgctgGGATTATTCAGTTGGTTTCAGAGGAAGAAGTTATAGTTGATGCTGAGACTGATTGAGGTATGGAAGGCGAAGAAAGGTAAATTGAgttagtttttcttcattttgatTGATTGTGAAATTGATTATGAAGTTAAGAAATTAAAGATTCAGTTTTGCTGTACTTGGGTGATGTGAATTGTTACATGTGATGATGAGATTGTTTGTGTTGGTGGATATGTATAATATGAAATGTTGTTGTTTGGGTTGCCGCTACAGTCTAGAGATGGTGGGTGGTTTGTGTAATGATAATTGCAGGTGTTGTTAGTTGTGGAAGTTGAGTTGGAATTGAATAACTAGGATAGGACTCTGTGTTGTTGTGTTGAGCTgaaatagataaatgtattaagTGATGAATGGTAATGGTGGCAAGAACTTAAATGAGAATCTTGGATTGAATTACAGAATTGCGGTGGATGTTCTGGTAGTGTTATGTTGTTGATGGTCGAGTTATAGTGatggttgagctaaattacaggaAAGTACAGTTAAAGATGGCTGCAGTTGGGAATGAAACTGATGATAAATGAATTGAACTAGGAAAGGCGATGGTGATGAGTCGCAGTTGAGTGGTGCAGGTCCTGTGATTTGTGGTTATGGAGTGAGAGATGTAATTTGCTGGTAGAAATAGAACTGAAGTTGCAGGTGTGGTTGAGCCATGTTGTGTGAGATTGCAGATGGATGGGTTGTGTTGGTTGAGTAGACTGTATTGCAATTACATATGGAACTGAAGTTGCAGTCTAGTGAAGGGAGCTGAAATGTGTACGCAGTATTGCTGGTGGTTTTGAAAGTGAAGTGTTGTTATGGTTGAGGCCTTAGTGAAAGCCTGCATTTGCAGAACTGATGTAGATGTGGTGTTGTAGTTTATAAATTGTGTAGATGAAGCTTGAAGTGATTAAGCTGACATTGATGTTGTAGTTAATCTGAAACTGGTGATGATTCAGTTTAGTGGAGTGTGTTGctaaaagctgcaattgcaggtaaacttagtttgtaattgtaattgagttaTAAAGTTTTCTTTAAAGGAATATGTTTAGAATTGAAGTGTTAATGAAATAGAGTTGGAAATGAGATTATGGCAGGGAGGATTGGTTTCTCAGTTTGAGCTTAGTTTAGTATGTTGAGTTTTGTGATGCACCATTATGATGCAGTTTAGTTTCTGGCCTGAGCAAGGGCCTTGGTTTGTATAACCTGAATCAATCTTGtagactgagttaactcactaagttttcCCTAGCTTGACCTGAGTTGGATCGTTGACCGATTCAGGTTTGACTTgtttgaccctggactttgacttgaCCTGGACTGTTGGTTGACTCTTTGACCGTTAATTGACCCTGTTGACccaggccttgtgtaatgggcttgtttagtggactttgGCTTAGGGTAGTTTTCTaaattagatgttttggacctcttgtggtccgaattagactttgacttcttctacaaagttgtagacatTCATAAGATTTAgctaatagactatagaaccaacctaattgaattagtaaacctttagatatgcaagagatggataatgaagatgtgttAAACCACAATTGGGCTTAGAAACATTAAATAGAGTTGTataattcttgtgtgagcctttttggataaactcttagagttcttgcatgattaacagttagtatattaacaacgatcgattcaaaggatgaaccagtggatcgcggatctcgaggtaggcgtgacttgtcatcaaaagaggtggggatacatttgactcttttgtaactattgttgtttcttttacaaaattttatgcttaacaaactcatgcattgtctagtgtgtattccatgctttgtttaaattgcattactatacttctgttgattttgttaatttttccatggtttggaaaggacttgtaatgtttgtttgtcatatgaattgttatgggaaatacgaatttccacttgtggtatataggatatgctccttcacatttatatctacatgaattcagcttttatgcttatatcggtcgacggtttgcgagttcggaattgtcgacatccatatttacgattaggtgtggatttgcgagttcggaattgcacaaccatagtatacattgtttgaagaaggagttagtacatatacatgtttgtttacttctgtgaggatatgctctttcatttatatttacatgaattcagcttttatgcttatatcggttgacagtttgcgagttcggaaatgtcgacatccatatttacgattaggtgtggatttgcgagttcggaattgcacaaccatattatacattgtttgaggaaagagcttgtccatattcgtgtttgtgtatctcagtgacttggtcactatttaatgtctgggaaaaacattattgttattcttaatcttgtttatgattacttagaagttaaatgttaattattcccactttcagttttcagagacagatcagagttgcgcagcgaaagccacaagtgttgactccgttaattagttaacttctgctatgttaaCTATGTTGTCTATTGTATCTGTAAgccaattgactattgtatatgtatcatttgagagaagttcatgtatatatattctgagcggggttagttttgggataagttttgtagcagatttcttaattgaatgtttaaataTTTAAATTAGATTCGTGGTGCccctttatttagttaatcttttggattagtcagctgctagcttagggggcgctacacgcAAGAAATTTATAGGACCCGGCAAAACAGCAGCGCTTTTGGAGGAGTTTAAAGTGGGTGGTATCTTAATAGCCAGTTTGGCAAAAAAAGAAGTGTTTCTAATTTTCGGGAAGTAAGAGTAGCTTTTAGAAGTTAGGAGTTGTGGAAAAAAAATATTGCTTCTTTATTTTTAGACGTCATTCTTAAATTTTATGTGTTTTGTTTACTTTTTGACTTAATCTAGTCGACAATTATTTTTATGGGCATCCGGAGGAAAAGTAGAAGTGCTTCTAATTCTTGGGAAGCAAATATTAGAAGTCAAACTTTCAGAAAGCAGGAGTAGCTCttagaaagaaaacaaaagattttttttttattcctacAAATCATTCTTAAATTTATGTTTTTTTGTCTACTTTTTGATTTAATTTATTCAACAATTATTTTTATGGTTATCGataataaaagtaaaagtgtttttgATCCCAGGAATTAGAAGTGCTTCTGATTCCCAGGAAGCGGAAATGGTTTACAGAAGTCAGGAATTATAAAAGCAATTATTTCACAAAAAGATTAGTAATATTTTTTACTAAAAGTCATTCCCAAGTTTACATTTTTCATCTAATTTTTGACTTAATTtagcaaaaaatacttttaaagtGACCGAGTTTGAAACACTCTCAAAGAACGATTTAAGAAAGGTTCTGCTAAATAGGTAATTTATAATTTTGAACACTAAAAAGAActttaaagaaaaaaagataagtTCTTCGGAATATGTAATTTACAGTTTTGAACGAAGTTTAATACAATATATTCATCAAGGTGAAAAGATATATTGATGATCAATAATTTTTCTTCCTCATTTCTTGGATCCTAAATAGTTAGCTGTATAATAATCAACCAAGTATTTTCCTTCCGGACACCCTTGACATGTCAACAAATCG encodes:
- the LOC113351558 gene encoding E3 ubiquitin-protein ligase UPL5-like, yielding MKRDATGRVLNGNKSGSCSSSDSTKYVVGSSSSKSLHFFVRYSGGNTQVLHANTDDTVESVHKQIRKKMKIPVPEQGCIYYRGKKLEMDKTLEYYSIQKDAQLQLVARLRSTKYPKAWQLVSKGEYRGANTIVVDDVELFINMSSIYPATAFCHNQVFVAGGAAAALVMLGNLAFRVLRSVVLEHAKGTVENLGLSAFVSELGYKVIKGLDSCINPQQIAVMSLSDDVRNFIAFLNPLCKVTENGLCKMGFLPICLTDLLLYSNMELGTLHDVFLEMLRKIDECLKMMEISVSKTDSCRSEQGQYLSILKTLKTLSKLYQGAEENLLSVPRRHLTMMLLPEVKSNGHLFEMLINREQLLAESFEYISKADAKDLRSGRLFMEFKNEVATGPGVLREWFCAVCQAICNPQNALYLAFPDDRRRFFPNPASDVNLLYLNYFHFCGRVIALSLVYKVQVRILLDRTFFLQLAGKTVSLEDVRDADPLFYSSCKKILEMDSDLLDSDALALTFVSEVEKLGCMTTVELLPEGNSIALNSKNRVEYVNLLIQHRFVTSVSHQVQNFAEGFSQILGNTDLLAFFFRSLEHEDLDRMLHGSDKAICVEDWKAHTEYNGCKRTDSHIIWFWKIVEEKPKNFSRLLYVTDKLGGWGCFEMTLATAIGNISSGQHTFLMASGDDSVTFNYNKLNNHSLSSMPKWRVLLRRINKEKKRLFGSSTCSIRASYDPSSYSKNFDNGSSYCSDEEANSVSRLLTARFVDISRVSGRKVLG